One stretch of Halichoerus grypus chromosome 10, mHalGry1.hap1.1, whole genome shotgun sequence DNA includes these proteins:
- the LRRN4 gene encoding leucine-rich repeat neuronal protein 4: MWWALLPLPLLLPTALRPSWAGPPQETGPLFRLTRRDPRESGTSNATVSPCEGLPAAGASTLTLANRSLERLPRCLQPALRSLDGSHNLLRALSAAELGPLARLQVLTLRHNRIAALRWGPGGPATLHTLDLSYNRLAALPPCAPPALPGLRSLALAGNPLRALQPRAFACLPALRLLNLSGTALGREPGAGIADAAFAGAGGALEVLDLSGTFLERVQSGWIRDLPKLTSLYLRKMPRLRILEGDIFKMTPNLQQLDCQDSSALTSVHTHIFQDTPRLQVLLFQNCNLSSFPPWSLHSSQVLSVSLFGNPLICSCELSWLLRDTKRTVLSRAADTECVPASGSQDTFSAPLSLTQLPTVCRLDQSTTLLDSSSPYSVPFAHAPSTRGLTTPPSTAPSTRPVEAGQSVTKPPSLPADSATQTAWSHSAVKVGTAPSTATSTADPSHSGALRRAASTAGTEPQEEHAAMLGHAPHVSAASTASASKHPGLFPTPWSPARTPQPDCTTQAIPQAPHPSPSEGAIPILLLDDSSEEEEEGQKEEVGALPQDVPCDYHPCKHLQTPCAELQRRSRCRCPGLSGEDTLPDPPRLQAVTETTDTSALVRWCAPNSVVRGYQMRYSPEGRPGNQSVTVVADIYATARQHPLYGLSPGTTYRVCVLAANRAGLSQPPASGWTRACAAFTTKPSFVLIFAGLCAACGLLLVTTVLLAACLCRRGRSPRPQRHDTHLVAYKNPAFDYPLKLQTLS, from the exons ATGTGGTGGGCCCTGCTGCCGCTACCGCTGCTGCTGCCCACGGCGCTGCGCCCCAGCTGGGCAGGGCCACCCCAGGAGACGGGCCCTCTTTTCCGGCTCACTCGGCGGGACCCCCGGGAGAGCGGGACCAGCAACGCCACGGTGTCGCCGTGCGAGGGGCTGCCCGCCGCGGGAGCCTCGACCTTGACCCTCGCGAACCGCAGCCTGGAGCGCCTGCCCCGCTGCCTGCAGCCCGCGCTGCGCAGCCTAGACGGCAGCCACAACCTGCTGCGCGCCCTGAGCGCCGCCGAGCTCGGGCCCCTGGCGCGGCTGCAGGTGCTGACGCTGCGCCACAACCGCATCGCCGCGCTGCGCTGGGGCCCCGGCGGGCCGGCGACGCTGCACACGCTGGACCTCAGCTACAACCGGCTGGCCGCGCTGCCGCCCTGCGCCCCGCCCGCGCTGCCCGGCCTCCGCTCGCTGGCGCTCGCCGGGAACCCGCTGCGGGCGCTGCAGCCCCGGGCCTTCGCCTGCCTCCCCGCGCTGCGCCTCCTCAACCTCTCCGGCACCGCGCTGGGCCGCGAGCCCGGGGCGGGCATAGCCGACGCGGCCTTCGCGGGAGCGGGCGGCGCGCTCGAGGTCCTGGACCTCAGCGGCACGTTCCTGGAGCGCG TGCAGTCAGGGTGGATCAGAGACCTCCCGAAGCTCACGTCTCTCTACCTGAGGAAGATGCCCAGGCTGAGAATTCTGGAGGGGGACATTTTCAAGATGACCCCCAACCTGCAGCAGCTGGATTGTCAAGACTCCTCAGCACTTACCTCTGTCCATACACACATCTTCCAAGACACTCCTCGCCTACAGGTCCTTCTATTCCAGAA CTGCAACTTGAGTTCCTTCCCTCCTTGGAGCCTGCATTCCTCCCAGGTCCTGTCCGTCAGCCTCTTTGGCAACCCCCTCATTTGCAGCTGTGAATTGTCCTGGCTCCTCAGGGATACAAAGAGGACTGTCCTAAGCAG GGCAGCGGACACTGAGTGTGTACCAGCTTCAGGGTCCCAAGACACCTTCTCGGCCCCTCTCTCGCTGACCCAGCTGCCCACTGTGTGCCGTCTGGACCAAAGCACCACCCTCCTCGATTCCAGCTCGCCCTACTCTGTTCCCTTCGCCCACGCACCGTCTACACGGGGTCTCACCACCCCACCGAGCACGGCCCCCTCCACTCGACCGGTGGAAGCTGGGCAGAGCGTCACcaagcccccctccctccccgcggATTCCGCCACGCAAACTGCATGGTCACACAGCGCCGTCAAGGTGGGGACCGCCCCCTCCACGGCCACCTCCACAGCAGATCCCAGCCACTCCGGCGCTCTGCGCAGGGCTGCAAGCACAGCTGGGACAGAGCCCCAAGAAGAACACGCTGCCATGCTGGGCCATGCGCCTCACGTCTCAGCTGCCTCCACCGCCTCGGCCAGCAAACACCCTGGGCTCTTCCCTACCCCCTGGAGCCCAGCGCGGACGCCCCAGCCCGACTGCACGACACAGGCCATCCCGCAGGCGCCCCACCCGAGTCCTTCCGAGGGCGCGATTCCCATCTTGCTGTTGGACGACTccagcgaggaggaggaggaggggcagaaggaggaggtgggCGCGCTTCCCCAGGATGTCCCCTGTGATTACCACCCCTGCAAGCACCTCCAGACCCCGTGCGCGGAGCTGCAGAGGCGCTCGCGGTGCCGGTGCCCCGGCCTCAGCGGGGAAGACACCCTCCCGGACCCCCCCAGGCTGCAGGCGGTGACCGAGACCACCGACACGTCGGCCCTGGTCCGCTGGTGCGCCCCCAACTCGGTGGTGCGCGGCTACCAGATGCGCTACTCTCCCGAGGGCCGGCCGGGGAACCAGTCGGTGACGGTGGTGGCGGACATCTACGCCACCGCCCGGCAGCACCCCCTGTACGGGCTCTCGCCGGGCACCACGTACCGCGTGTGCGTCCTGGCCGCCAACCGGGCGGGCCTGAGCCAGCCGCCGGCCTCGGGCTGGACGCGGGCGTGCGCCGCCTTCACCACCAAGCCCAGCTTCGTGCTCATCTTCGCGGGGCTGTGCGCCGCCTGCGGCCTGCTGCTCGTCACCACCGTGCTGCTCGCCGCGTGTCTGTGCAGGCGGGGCCGGTCGCCACGTCCGCAGCGCCATGACACGCACCTGGTGGCCTACAAAAACCCAGCCTTCGACTACCCGCTCAAGCTCCAGACGCTCAGTTAG